The DNA region ggtgaggtgaggcaGCCCAGGGTCAAGTtgaggtacgaagtacgcgGCTGCCAGTGGAGACCTGCGGTTTTACAGTGGGGATGCCCGCCCCAACCTCCACCGCCGGGACTGTGGCCGTTCCCTCCATGCCGTGGAGTCGGGGTCGACGGCACCACATGCCGCCCATCGCCTGTCCGTTTCAGGCCTGGCGGCCGTTGGTGTGAGAACCTTCCACGCTGGAAGCTTTAGTACCTTCCCTTGCAGCATCCATGGTTCGTTTCCCTGTGAgcgctggcgatgatgcaGCGCATAACGTGGGTGCTAACCTTGAGACGCCTATCATGGCATGGGTCGGACTCGGCTTCGTCCCATCCTCATACCCCATCCACGATTCCCACGACATTCGCTGCAGGCGCTCACGCCGGCGCTTGCAGCACCACTGCCACTGGACGCCCGCCTCCCACCGTTCTATAAGCGTCCGAGGTagccgcctcgagctgccgAGTGGTGGCGCCCTCAATCACGCCATCTAGCGTGCACTGAATACGCCGACTCAACGACAACTGGCTCGGCCTGCCAGCGATGAGGAGGCTGAATTGATGCTGCTGTCAACGGAACCCTCGCGCTGCATATGCGTATTCGCCAAGGACCCCTGTGACGATGGCCGCAATCATGCACACTCACACCGTTCATGGAACGTCGCGACTGCTCAGCGGCCGTGATTCCTCCCGTGTCACGACCGCTGCTTCATTACGAGAAAGACTGTTCCCCTGTGGCAATCGCTCGGTGAGAAGGAAATGAACCCATTGATTCAGCGAACAAGCCTCTAGCAGGTGCTTTGAAGAAGCCTAGTAGCTGTTCTGGCCGAAAGCCCTTTGGGCGCTTTTCACCAGCACGGAACATAACGCCGCCCATTGACGAACCAGACGTGAAAAGAGAAAACACACAACGGCAAACCGGGTGATCAAGACAGCCCTGCCCTTTCACAGCGATATGCAGAAAGCAGTTCTGTCCCACCAGCTAAGCTGACGAAATGCCTGCCGCACTGCTCCTGTATAAGAACCCGATGGTCATTGACGAGGGATGAATGCCTCATTCTGACATGTTTCCCCTGTTTGCACACCAACCCCCAAACCACTAACAATTCTCTTACGCCACGTCTCGACGCCGACTTCACGTAACCTGATACAGAGCGCCAAGGGTCAGCAGACACTAATGAACTCGTCTTTGCCGCAAGATATGATTTCCAGACTTCCGCCCGAAATCATCGGTCTCATTATCGTGGAGCTCACTCCAAAACCTCTTTCGAGTCACAAAGACAGCATCCACGAACCCCCGGATGAAAACTCTTCGGATGATGACTTGGCAGAGACAGAGCTAGAATTTAGTATGAGAACTGGGCAAGCCTTGGTCAacccgctgcgccgcgaagAGGTGCAGAGACTGCATCGTCGGACATTGCTCACGCTCGCACAGGTCCGACCCTTCAGACgcgaggcagagagagcGCTCTGGATGGCGCATGCCCCAGTAGCTCTCCTCCACGCGGTATGTACCGACAACGAAAGCCTGGCTGAGTATTGTTTCAACACCGTGCCCCGGGCCCGCCTGAAGCTGAATTGCAGATTCCGCCACGGTTATGAACTGAAGAGGGGGACAATCCTGcatgtcgccgtcatggTTGGCAGCTCAAATCTCGTGCGCCTCCTACTCAGTCACGGTGCTGATATCGAGGCGAGGGGTCATTTCGTGCCTGGCCACCCCCCTCTGGGACAATTCTTTGAGATCTCCTTGAGAACCAAGATTACGCCCCTGGGCTTGTCCCTCGTGCTCGGAAACACGAAAGTCTCTAATCTGCTTCTCGACTGCGGTGCCAGCCACCAGGTCGGCTTTCCGGTGCCGATACCGGGGATGCCAGAAACGGCCGTGGGATTCCGAGCCTTGCACGCTGCATCGATGGCGCCTGACCGAGGGACGCTCGCAAGGCTGCTCCAGACGCCATCCCTCGAACTCGATGACTTTTCACAAGACAGCATGACTCCTCTCCATTGGACGATGTTCCAAGCCGTTAGACTTGATCATTTACGGATGCTGCTCCAAGCGGGCGCGAACCCCGTCATGGACCCCCTCGCCACCGAGCCCGTACTCCATTTCCTCGCCCATGTTTGCGCCACAAAGGATGAGCTCGTCGCTATTGTTCAGCTTCTGGTAGAACATGGCGTCGACATCAACGGCCGAGATGAAGACGACCACACGGCATTGGTCCATGCAATCCGCGAACTGAACGTCCCATGTGTCCAGGCCTTGGTAGagagcggcgccgaggtgaaccatgacggtgccgccgaAAACAGCCCAATGGCTTGGTGTCTGTCCATGCACAGGGCTCACAATAGCGGCATGTTTTATACCGAGACCGTTACCATTAAAACCCTGACTATTATCAAGCTACTCCTCGAACATGGCATTGACTACGACCCCAAGATGCTTTTCGCCTGCATACTGTTCGCCAACATAGGCGAGGATGCCAAAGATCTACTCATGTCGCTAGCAAGTCAGTTTGTCCTGTCTACAGCTGAGCTGGCCTATGTGTTCGTTTACGTCGGTTGCCAGCCCTCCTTCTGGCCCAACAAGGCACTTGACTTTCTGTTGGACAACTTCATACCCACGGAAGGCAAGGCTCTCGACGACTGTGACCTTTTCCGCCGCCTTCTGGGAACGCCAGCGGTCGCAAACCCCAATTTTCACCGCCTCATGGGCCCGGGCCTCGACGTGAACTCACCGTTACAAGGTCCCGACCGAGATCTTGAGCTTTCTCTGCCACCCATCCTCGCGGTTACAGGCAGTGAGCATTACGTCCACGAAACATCCCGCCATACGTTGGAAGCGCTGATTCATAGGGGCGCCAACATTCAGGCCACGGACGAGCACGGGAAGAACTGTCTGCTGGCGTACATTACTTCACACTTCCGGACCAGAAACGTTCTCTCCGAAAGGGACCCTCCTGACAATACGATTTCGTTCTGGGCCTTCGTCCGCATGCTAGCAAAGCATGGCTTCGACTTCACGAGCGCCGACAATGAGGGCTATACGGCGCTGCACCTGATTGCGATTTCATGCGACGCCGACCTGCATGCGTCCTCGGCGGAGCTTCTCATACAGCTTGGTGCCAATGCGGCCCAGCGTAATAACACGGGCCTGACACCGATAGAAATGTACATGGCGGCCTTAGTCGCGTACGGCCATTACATCGATGGCTCGTACGGCCGCGCACTGGCCAAAGCGCTACCTGAGGAAGAGCGCGCACAAGTGACCACGATGCTCGCTAATTTTCacgcgctggcggccgcgcacAGGACGCCCTTCGTAGGGGTAGAGGTGGAA from Purpureocillium takamizusanense chromosome 3, complete sequence includes:
- the PHO81_1 gene encoding phosphate system positive regulatory protein pho81 (COG:P~EggNog:ENOG503NXDY), giving the protein MNSSLPQDMISRLPPEIIGLIIVELTPKPLSSHKDSIHEPPDENSSDDDLAETELEFSMRTGQALVNPLRREEVQRLHRRTLLTLAQVRPFRREAERALWMAHAPVALLHAVCTDNESLAEYCFNTVPRARLKLNCRFRHGYELKRGTILHVAVMVGSSNLVRLLLSHGADIEARGHFVPGHPPLGQFFEISLRTKITPLGLSLVLGNTKVSNLLLDCGASHQVGFPVPIPGMPETAVGFRALHAASMAPDRGTLARLLQTPSLELDDFSQDSMTPLHWTMFQAVRLDHLRMLLQAGANPVMDPLATEPVLHFLAHVCATKDELVAIVQLLVEHGVDINGRDEDDHTALVHAIRELNVPCVQALVESGAEVNHDGAAENSPMAWCLSMHRAHNSGMFYTETVTIKTLTIIKLLLEHGIDYDPKMLFACILFANIGEDAKDLLMSLASQFVLSTAELAYVFVYVGCQPSFWPNKALDFLLDNFIPTEGKALDDCDLFRRLLGTPAVANPNFHRLMGPGLDVNSPLQGPDRDLELSLPPILAVTGSEHYVHETSRHTLEALIHRGANIQATDEHGKNCLLAYITSHFRTRNVLSERDPPDNTISFWAFVRMLAKHGFDFTSADNEGYTALHLIAISCDADLHASSAELLIQLGANAAQRNNTGLTPIEMYMAALVAYGHYIDGSYGRALAKALPEEERAQVTTMLANFHALAAAHRTPFVGVEVELEV